The Brassica napus cultivar Da-Ae chromosome C7, Da-Ae, whole genome shotgun sequence genomic interval TACAGTGGATTTTAGAGGTGCATACACCAATAATCagtattacaaaaataagtacAATACCTTCGATATgtattcaaattaaaattagcTTGTCCATGCATGGTTCTTGATTTGATTTAATATCATGATCCATTTGCCACTATTATATattccttctctttttttttcaatgttgttttaatattttttcttgttacacaaaaaaatatcattttaaaaattttatttaaattatattaattttcagCTTAATATTAATTGCAAATTgcattgatcttataaataattttatttatctcaaatactattgatCAAATAGACGTAATTCGTAAGAACATATAtgcatttatcattttaataacTTCTCTCTAACTGAAATAAAAtggtaaacaaacaaaactatcaGAGCACTAAAATATAGCACGTGAAACTTCTGCCCCATAAAATAATGGTAGATTGTTACTCTATATATAATACGCTCTGCGACAGTTAGGGGGACCAGCGATTacgttttttaattattttttaaatgtatattataaATGGACGAATatatctttgataaaaaaaaggacGAATATATTATAAACGCGTGGATTTTAGCtaagaaagagaaaagagagaaaacgcGTGGAAGGAAAGCACCGACGTCCGGCGGCGCGTATGCGCGCGTGCCGGCGCCGGTGGCTCCCTTCTTGTCGATCCATGCTAGGTTTCCCACGGTGCGCGTCGATCTGCTGTCCTATCCGATATATTTTCGGATCTGGACTAGGGTTTTATCGCCGGAAGAGATCTGTCTACAGAGGGTTTCAAACGGCGGTAACCTCTCCTTCTCTGGATTCGTGGTGAGGTAGTAGGACGCGGTTCGTCGTGACAGCTTGTTAGTTTTTTGGGTTGAAGTTAGGGTTTAATCCGGGAGGCGGAGGCTCCGTTAGTTCCGCCGTCGCCGTTCAAGTTTCCGGGGGGTGgaggcttcttcagctctgcgtCGCCGGCAAAGTCTCCAGGAGGTAGAGGCTCTCTCAGCTCTGCGTCGTCGGATCATGCACCGAGGGGTGAAGGCGTCCTGTACCTTGCCTCGTCGGCTCttgctttttcttcttctgcttaaTTTTTAGATTAGTTTCTTAGGGCCTTTGTGTTTGTTTATGGCGTTGGTGATGTTTGAGACCCGTGTGTGTTCTCTCGTTGGAGGAAGAGAGAAGCGTCCGTATCAAGATGGTGATGTTTTGTGAGCCGTTGTTGTTACTCTGGTGTGTGCTCGAACGGTGGTGGTGATGATCTCGCTCCGGCGATTGATCTCGCCGGTAAAGATTACACTAGAGTAAAAGACGGCGGTGGTGAAGAGTGTGTGTAGGTCATGGGATCCGGTTTGTCACGGTGAGGCATGTTCCTGTAGTGGCCGGTGAGACGCGTCCGTTCTCCGACGTAAGTGCTCCCGGTGGCGGCGACGTTTGCGGGTTTGCTTTTCGAGGTAGGGCGAACCGCGAGTCGGCGAGTTTGGGTTTGAGGGTAACGGGCTTGGGCATAAGCGGGTTGGTTCGTTTAAGTTGGGCTTTGTGTTTGGGCCTTTAGGTCTTTGTAACTCACTTTGGGCTTCGGCCTTTTTTGCTAATATAATCcagttgggaaaaaaaaaaaaaaaagttcagttCCCTCATCGTCTCCAAAGTCCAAACAGATTCTTCATTTCAGTGGCGACAAGAAATGGCCATAGAGGAAGAAGTCGCATTTCTAGAAGATTACGTTAGTGATTCAGTAGACCACCGAGGAGTTCCCGCCGGAAAACTTTCCACCGGTGGATGGAGATCCGCCTGGTATATTATTGGTGAGAAGACATAACAAAAACATCGAATCTTTTCTATTCTTGAAAATTCTTTTAcgagtttcttttttttcttgaaatattTCAGGTGTAGAGGTAGGAGAAAGATTTGCTTACTTTGGGATTGCCTCCAACTTAATTACTTACCTCACCGGACCTCTCGGGCAATCGACGGCGACCGCCGCCGTAAACGTGAACACTTGGTCAGGAACAGCCTCGATGCTCCCTGTTGTAGGAGCTTTCGTGGCAGACGCTTATCTTGGTCGTTACCGCACCATAGTGATAGCTTCTCTTATCTACATACTCGTATGTTCCTTCTTCAACTCCAACTCcaacttacaatttttttttttttttttgctaaaatccaacttataattttaatcgatttaaaaatctaaacaaatagAAGCTGATTCTTTCAAAATTTAACGATCTAATTCTTCTATTTCGaaaatttattatctttataTCTTAGTTCAAGATTTTAAACAAGAAGAAACTTGATCTAACACTACAACAAAACATGAGATTAACGACGGCGATattcctcgtgagttcgtcgtaaaagaagctttacgaggaattagcgaggaaacacgtttGGTCGTTACTCTttcgtcgtaacgcatatttcctcgccaattcgtcgtaacttagcgaggaaaacaTTTCGTCCTAAAGACGAAGTACATCattcgtaaagaccacgtaatcattccacgtaaggaggtcgctataAATACCTCGAAAGGTGTTTCTCGTAAATTACACGTAAATAtctcgaaagtatttcctcgtaaaatactcgtttaaccTTTCTCGTCATTTCTTCGTAAACTTTCCACGTAAATAAGTCGTaatttagctacgaatttactttgtttttttattttacagaatttaaaaatataattaaaattatttaatttattaataaaattataatttaaaataaaaatcaatacgaaaatattttatatataaataagttttgaatttataatacaacaaccggaaaaaaaaaaactaagggtcgttcatcgcctggtagaattcctCACTCCTCCTCGCAACATCCGCCTTGTTATGTGTGCcggatgactcgcctggaatgggatgttgttgtcgaatgttcctcaacatggactcccattccggatttgtggccgctataacgtccaagaagcccccGACTTCAcccatacgagctgtgaacgcagtttttgtcgaggccaactcgttacgcagcttaGTGACTTCCTCATCCCGtctctgaccataagacgatgtagctctcggaacatcgttgacggaaccaatccgcaatgtacgtccctttttcttagggacaaccttaaaaacaaaaaataaatattgttagtaaaaatttaaagttaaattaaattaataataaaaaaaattaaaattttaaaaaatttacctcctcgtaaatcctATTCACTTCAAATGTGGATAAGGTGAtgggtaatccgtcggtggactgctgggtcagctgaacAACTCTCTGTAATGGGGAGTAGGCATGTTCTTTCGAAGGccctgcaaaaaaaattaatctttgAAGTTAATATCAACAGTATTAACAAGTTCTATAATTAACAATTTCTATAAATCTAGCTAAATTCCCTACGttaaccacctaatcaacactcattaacataaaatccgtaaaccaATCTAAATTCCttacactaaccacctaatatatcctaaactaatcaaattagagaggaattagagagagttaccattgctacgaaatagagaggaagtggagacgAAATGAAAGTGTGAGCGCTCGCgagtatatataagagattagatatcctcgtaatttcctcgtatatttacgaggaattacaaaggcccgcgttttgtttcctcgtaaagCCCACGTTAAATTACGAGAAAATagcaaggcccgtgtttttattttacgaggaaatagcaaggcccgcgttttccaGTTActaggtctttacgacgatttctgcttacgtggaattaacgagtcccgcattctttattttttaatttcgtcgttatttccccattattttacgaggaaattacgaggattatgtttaaatccctaaaatccgaaaccccaaaccccatcttccttatcttctacttcatatattccaaaccccaaacccatcttcCCTTTAACGAGGAACTCGTGAGGTCCATGTTTGGTTTCCTCGTAACGTCCTCGTTCATTTACAaggaattagcgaggcccgCTTTTTTATTTACGAGAAATGAGACGAAGCTAATTGGTCGTAAAACCTTTCAAAATTTCCTAAAAATActcaccagtttgcttctcaaatcaaagataaactcaccaatttgcttctcaaatcagaGATAATTActcaccagtttgcttctcaaattagaaagatttgaaaaaaaaagaaggagaagaaagacaCTGGAACACATGTGGGCGGAGACAAGGCTAGACTTACGTAGGATTCGCCTTGTTTCTTCCCACCTGTgattccagtatctttcttctctttttttttcaaatattacaaCGGTAGTCCCTAATTGGTCTTTAAGAGAGGAAATAGATTCCAatatctaaattccctacactaaccacctatTCTACcgtaaactaatcaaattagagaggatATAGAGAGGCCCGCttttttatttacgaggaatgagcgaggcccgcgttttctTATTACGAGTTTTTTACGACGAATatggcttacgtggaattaacgactcctgcgttctttattttttaatttcgtcgttatttcctcgttattttacgaggaaattacaaggattatgtttaaatctctaaaatccgaaaccccaaaccccatcttccttatcttctacttcatatattccaaaccccaaacccatcttccctttaacctcaatctattctttccattccaaaccccaaattctaaaaccacaattccttaacttataatctcaatctcttatttctaatacaaactcccattaccttacacaaaatcaaattatataaatagtttttcatgattacatccatcaaatcacatgcattaagtctgaaaatcaatcttattaaaaacaaatacatcaatcggatacatcgacattctcgtcatcactagaaacatcatcattttcattaaactcgtcttcaacagcttcgtctgtggcgtcgtcggtaagatcttcgtactcatgattatgcggatcaatgagaaggatgtcatcaatttcttgttcaggttcctcgacttcatttatatGTTCTTCTTGTAATGGtgattcttctccactgatgattcgtcctcgaagtgtaactttgatcacagctaaccaatttattctcgattctctcatccgagggtatggaaggaaacTAACTTGGtttgcttgtgaagctaagatgaaaggctcgaatttgttgtacctgcaaaaataaagaaaacgtagaaattaatttattttgctcatgtatggcaaaaaaagaatttgttgtaccttcgtccaccattgacatcaactacaccgaatttgttaaaccgaacacctctgttgacgaaggggtcgaaccattcacatttgaagagttaggaatttacgacgaaatttagttaggttgccggaaaaaaaaacgtgttacaactacaaagttggtggattcaaaatttcctcgctaagtagacgtaaaatatttcctcgtaaagtacacgctATATTTACGTtgactttacgaggaaagcgtatttcctcgtaaaagccacgtgacattacatcgactttacggcGAAAtgatttcgtcgttattttacgaagaaataacgttgattttatatttcctcgtaagttcctcgtaaagtcgacgtaaatttacgaggatttgtTTTTCTCGTTAAGTTTCCTCGCTAAACTTGTATTTTCTTGCAGTGTAAATACGATTTTTGGTATTGAATAAATTTACATTCAGTTAAAAAGTTCTGAACAAAATCATGTTTAcctcattctgaataattagattttttgtttcaaaatatctGTTATTagttttagaatatttataaatattagtttaatttCACGTTAAACTTGAACATATTTGTAAATgcttttaaattacaaaatacaaatgtaagtataaaaccaataacaccttaTATATTTGGGGATCGTTATTACAGGGACTAGGACTATTGACCTTGTCGGCTTTCTTAATCACAATAAGAATATCAGAGCAACGAAACGATTCAGTTAAAACGTTTTTCTGGGTGAATATACTTTTCTTCTGCTCTCTCTATATGGTGGCGATCGGACAAGGCGGCCACAAACCGTGTGTTCAAGCGTTTGGTGCTGATCAATTCGACTCGAGAGATTCAAAGGGGAGAATATCTAGAGGATCGTTTTTCAACTGGTGGTTCATGACTTTATCCGCCGGAATCACTTTATCTTTTCTTGTGGTGGTTTACGTTCAAGACAATATAAGCTGGGCGCTTGGGTTTGGGATCCCATGTCTGTTCATGGTTATGGCTCTAGCTCTCTTCTTGCTCGGAAGAAAAACTTACAGATACCCAAAAGAAGATTACAAGGAGAAGAACGCTTTGGCAAGAATCGGTAGAGTGTTCGTCACGGCTTACAAGAACCGAAAACTGAATTTAGCTGATCCGGGTTTGGGGGAAAGTCTATTGGAGGATGGTTCGTCTCAGAAATGTAGAGGCTGGCTTAAGTTGCATAAGTTTCTAATTGAATCTTTGTTTTTTGAGTTTGACCTATAATTTTGAGTGTGAATGCCTTTCATTTTGACCTAAAGGTGCTTAGGGAAAGCGTTACTACCAGGAGAAGGAGGTGGAGAGCCATGTACTAGAAAGGACGTGGAAGATGCAATGGCTTTGGTAAGGCTTATACCGATATGGATCACATCGGTCATCAGCACGATTCCCTATGCTCAATACTCTACCTTCTTCACCAAGCAAGGCGTTACGGTAGACAGAAAAATCTTGCCGGGTTTCGAAATCCCTCCAGCTTCTTTCCAGTCATTTATCGGTGTGTCGATTCTCATCTCAGTTCCAACTTATGAACGTGTATTCCTCCCGTTAGCTAGATACATTACCAAAAAGCCTTCCGGGATCACAATGCTCCAGAGAATCGGAGCTGGAATGGTGCTCTCTAGCTTCAACATGGTGGTGGCCGCGTTGGTAGAGACCAAACGGCTAGAGATAGCTAAGGAGTACGGGCTTGTGGATAGACCGGATGCAACCGTGCCAATGTCTATATGGTGGTTTGTTCCTCAGTATATATTGCTCGGGATGATTGATGTGTTCTCGCTAGTGGGTACACAAGAGTTCTTCTACGACCAAGTTCCAACGGAGCTAAGGAGCATTGGTCTTGCGCTCTCTTTGAGTGCGATGGGTCTTTCGAGCTTCTTGAGTGGTTTCCTCATCACTGTGATTAATTGGGTTACGGGAAAAGATGGCGGTGATAGCTGGTTCAACACTAACTTAAACCGAGCTCATGTCGATTACTTCTACTGGTTGCTCGCCGCTTTCACCGCCGTTGGATTCTTGGCGTTTTTGTTCTTCTCCAGGTTGTATATGTACCGCCGGGTAGACCAAGTCTAAGAACAAGAAAAGTCAAGTTGTATCGAAAATTCATTGTTCATTTGTAATTTAAACTGATTACtgtaaattttttgaaagtgAGCTCGGATCATACGCTGGATCAGTTATACGATCATGAAAAGGCAACCAACATGAGAAACTTTTCAATAGGCTTACGTGCATTGCAAGCTATATGAGTACTATACAATATAACCATAAGGATCCCAAAAAGGCGACCGATATGACTAATCCGATCATGAATCAAGATGGGAAAGTAATATTGGTGTGATGAAAGTGTATTTAAATATTAACAATAGTACCTGCGATATTATTTTACTCGAGATTTGGGTTTAAAGGGTGTTGAGCCTCTTAGAGATGTAGGACTTTGAAGAATACAAGTAGGAGGCGAAGCCAATGAAGCTGGAACAAGAAAAGTAATCCAGATGAGCCTGAGCCAACCCCACGCTCCTCAGCTCACTCGGGACCTGGTCTTAGAAGAACCACACAGGTTTGCGTCCATCTTTGTGCTAGTGCCACTACATATCTAGAGAtcaaaagattatataaagtataactcacttttattattgtttaagaaaataactcaaaacttaagctcaatctctaatctcttaaagCTATGCAACACACTTgcatcttcttatatagagaTTTCCTAATCCTAATAGGTAATACttttagataactcctaaatatctagataactcctaaacatTAGTATTCCTATTTTTCCATAATTCGGTAGGATTAGGTAGATAACTTCTAACtcaagtttccttttctttcaaGCTTAATCCAACAGTCTCCCCCTTAAACTTGAAACCTTCTTTCGATATATCTTGCATCCCGATGAGCTCCCTCATTTCTTTAAACTTGATCCTTCCTAGTGCTTTGGTCAGGATATCAGCCTTTTGCAATTCGCTTGAGACATGCTCAACATCGACTTGTCCCTTTTCAATACACTCTCGGATGAAGTGGTATCGCCTGTGTATGTGTTTACTTCTGCCATGGAACACTGGATTCTTGGTGAGAGCAATAGCAGATTGATTGTCGATTCTGATCAGCACCTTCTCAATGGGTTGCTTCGTGACTTCACTCAGTAGTTCTTGTAACCATATGGCCTGCTTTGCAGCCTC includes:
- the LOC106368397 gene encoding protein NRT1/ PTR FAMILY 5.16 produces the protein MAIEEEVAFLEDYVSDSVDHRGVPAGKLSTGGWRSAWYIIGVEVGERFAYFGIASNLITYLTGPLGQSTATAAVNVNTWSGTASMLPVVGAFVADAYLGRYRTIVIASLIYILGLGLLTLSAFLITIRISEQRNDSVKTFFWVNILFFCSLYMVAIGQGGHKPCVQAFGADQFDSRDSKGRISRGSFFNWWFMTLSAGITLSFLVVVYVQDNISWALGFGIPCLFMVMALALFLLGRKTYRYPKEDYKEKNALARIGRVFVTAYKNRKLNLADPGLGESLLEDGSSQKCRGWLKCLGKALLPGEGGGEPCTRKDVEDAMALVRLIPIWITSVISTIPYAQYSTFFTKQGVTVDRKILPGFEIPPASFQSFIGVSILISVPTYERVFLPLARYITKKPSGITMLQRIGAGMVLSSFNMVVAALVETKRLEIAKEYGLVDRPDATVPMSIWWFVPQYILLGMIDVFSLVGTQEFFYDQVPTELRSIGLALSLSAMGLSSFLSGFLITVINWVTGKDGGDSWFNTNLNRAHVDYFYWLLAAFTAVGFLAFLFFSRLYMYRRVDQV